A window of Cytobacillus sp. FSL H8-0458 genomic DNA:
CTTCCGTTTATTATGTTTGCAGCAAAAAATAACCGGATGAGCGCAATTGTCTTTCTGACGGGAGGGGTCCTGCTTTCCCTGATTATCGGTTCCATTATGGGAATTCCACTTGCCCTGACATTCGGATTGACCGGCACAGTAATCGGTATTTTCATAAGGGAAAATAAAGGACGGGCTTCTTCCTTTATTGCGGGCACGCTCGTATTTCTTGCAGCCCTTTTGCTTCAGTATGCTGCAGCAGTTGCCTTTTTTAACATCAATATCATTAAAGAAGGCATCAGCATGATGGAAGAGTCCATTAAAATCTCACAGGGAATGCTCGAAGGCTTTGGACAGAACGCAGATAAAGCAGTCGAGCAGCTGACAGCAGGCCTGAAAATGATTGAGACATTAACGCCGAGTTTATTTGTCATGACATCGGTCATTTCTGTTTTTGTCATTCAGCTTGTTTCCTTTCCGATCGCCAAACGATTCGGTATTAAGATTGAAGGCTTTAAGCCATTCAGGGAAATGAGCCTGCCGAAAAGCATATTATGGTACTATCTCATTACCATTATTGCTTCGTTCCTTTTTAATCCGTCAGAAGGAAGCTACTGGTTTATGGCCCTTGTCAATATTGCATTCATTCTGCAGATTTTCATGGTCATTCAAGGCCTGTCCCTGATTTTCTTTTTCAGTCATTTAAAGGGATGGCCGAAAGCCGTGCCTGTCCTTGCTGCTGTATTTACATTTCTTATGCCATTTCTCCTTTATATTGTGAGGATATTAGGTATAATTGACTTAGGATTTGATTTAAGGCAAAGATTAGGAAAAAAGTGATGAACAACACTACTGTTTAGGAGCTGAAAACATGCCTTCGTATTTAGAAAAGCGGTCCATACGCTATCCGATGTTTGGATTGATGGGCATAACAGTGGTGCTTCTTGGTATATTGGCGTACTACAATTGGCTTTTTGCATTAATTGGGCTGTTTCTGGCCATCCTTCCTTTCTATTACCTTTTTCAGCTGAATCAAAAGCACCGGAAGGAGACGGAAGAATACATCTCTACTCTTTCCTACAGGGTGAAAAAAGTCGGCGAAGAAGCTCTGATGGAAATGCCGATCGGAATCATGCTGATAAATGATGACTATTACATTGAATGGACCAATCCCTTTTTAGCATCCTGCTTTGATGAAGATACGCTAGTCGGAAGATCGCTTTATGATGTCGCGGATTCGCTTGTTCCGCTGATCAAACAAGAAGTGGAAACAGAAATCATTACCCTTCATGACCGCAAATTCCGGGTGATCCATAAACCGGAAGAACGTCTTTTATACTTTTTTGATGTCACGGAACAGACTGAAATTGAGAAAATGTATCAGGAAGAGCGGACAGTGATTGCCATCATCTTCCTTGATAATTATGATGAGCTGACCCAGGCGATGGATGACCAGACGAAAAGCAGTCTCAACAGCCTGGTGACCCAGATATTGAATAAATGGGCACAGGATAATGGAGTCTTCCTGAAGCGGGTGTCATCTGAGCGCTTTATCGCCGTATTTAATGAACATATTCTTCAGCTTCTTGAAAAAGGGAAGTTCACGATTCTTGATGATGTCCGGGAAACCACATCCAAGCAAAATGTTCCGCTTACATTAAGCATAGGTGTCGGCACGGGGGTTTCTTCCCTTCCTGAGCTCGGTTCACTGGCCCAGTCCAGCTTAGACCTGGCATTAGGCCGCGGGGGAGATCAGGTGGCCATCAAGCAGACGAACGGGAAAGTCAAATTCTTCGGGGGCAAGACCAATCCTGTTGAAAAAAGAACCCGGGTCCGTGCACGCGTCATTTCCCATGCGCTGAAGGAATTGATTTCCGAAAGCGATAAAGTCATTATCATGGGCCACAAAAGCCCGGATATGGATGCGATTGGAGCCGCCATCGGCATTCAGAAGGTGGCGCGCCTGAACCAGCGTGAAGGCTATGTTGTGGTGAATTTCAATGAACTGGATACAGGCGTCAGAAGGATGATGAAGGAAATTGAAAAGAATGAAGAGCTCTATTCAAAATTCATCACCCCGGAACAGGCGATGGAAATTGCCACGGACGATACCCTGCTCGTGGTTGTTGATACCCACAAGCCATCCATGGTGATTGAGGAAAAGCTGCTCCATGCTATTGAACATGTTGTCGTCATCGACCATCACCGCCGCGCTGAAGAGTTCATCCATAATCCACTGCTGGTTTATATGGAGCCATACGCTTCCTCTACAGCAGAACTGGTGACAGAGCTTCTGGAGTATCAGCCGAAAAACGGCAGAATCGAAATGCTGGAAGCAACTGCCCTCCTTGCCGGGATCATTGTCGATACGAAGAGCTTCTCACTGCGGACAGGATCGCGGACGTTTGATGCGGCTTCCTATCTGCGCGGACAGGGTGCAGATACCGTGCTCGTCCAAAAATTCTTAAAAGAGGATGTAGATACCTACATCAAGCGGGCGAAGCTGATTGAAACCGTTCAATTTTACAAAGAAGGCATTGCGATTGCCAAGGGTGAGCCTGATCAGATATTTGACCAGGTGCTGATTGCCCAGACAGCAGATACCCTGCTGACGATGGATGGCGTGGTTGCTTCATTTGTCATCTCAAACCGCTCTGAAAACATGATAGGGGTCAGCGCACGTTCCCTCGGGGATATCAATGTCCAGGTGATTATGGAGAACCTCGAAGGCGGCGGGCATCTAACGAATGCTGCCACACAGCTTCAGGATGCAACTCTTAATGATGTTGAGATCCGATTAAAAGAAGCTATAGATGAATACTTTGAAGGGAGAAAAAAGGAATGAAAGTAATCTTTTTAAAAGACGTTAAAGGCAAAGGGAAAAAAGGCGAAGTAAAAAATGTAGCAGATGGCTATGCACATAATTTTTTAATTAAGCAAGGGCTTGCTGTCGAAGCAAACCAATCGAGTATCAGCAGCCTGAATGCTCAAAAGAAGAAAGAAGAAAAGCTTGCAGCTGAAGAGCTTGCTGATGCAAAAAAACTGAAAGAAACACTTGAAAAGCTGACAGTTGAATTTACTGCGAAATCAGGTGAAGGCGGCCGCCTGTTCGGCTCCATCACAAGCAAGCAAATTGCTGAAGAGCTTCAAAAGAAGCACAGCATCAAAATCGACAAACGCAAAATCGAAATGGAAGATGCGATCCGCACACTTGGATACACAAAGGTTCCAGTCAAGCTTCATACTGAAGTAACCGCAACATTAAATGTACATGTAAAAGAAGCATAAAGCTAAGCTTCC
This region includes:
- a CDS encoding YybS family protein, translated to MNNVHKLTEGAVLLAVFAVLLLISLYVPILGTVSVFFLALPFIMFAAKNNRMSAIVFLTGGVLLSLIIGSIMGIPLALTFGLTGTVIGIFIRENKGRASSFIAGTLVFLAALLLQYAAAVAFFNINIIKEGISMMEESIKISQGMLEGFGQNADKAVEQLTAGLKMIETLTPSLFVMTSVISVFVIQLVSFPIAKRFGIKIEGFKPFREMSLPKSILWYYLITIIASFLFNPSEGSYWFMALVNIAFILQIFMVIQGLSLIFFFSHLKGWPKAVPVLAAVFTFLMPFLLYIVRILGIIDLGFDLRQRLGKK
- a CDS encoding DHH family phosphoesterase; translated protein: MPSYLEKRSIRYPMFGLMGITVVLLGILAYYNWLFALIGLFLAILPFYYLFQLNQKHRKETEEYISTLSYRVKKVGEEALMEMPIGIMLINDDYYIEWTNPFLASCFDEDTLVGRSLYDVADSLVPLIKQEVETEIITLHDRKFRVIHKPEERLLYFFDVTEQTEIEKMYQEERTVIAIIFLDNYDELTQAMDDQTKSSLNSLVTQILNKWAQDNGVFLKRVSSERFIAVFNEHILQLLEKGKFTILDDVRETTSKQNVPLTLSIGVGTGVSSLPELGSLAQSSLDLALGRGGDQVAIKQTNGKVKFFGGKTNPVEKRTRVRARVISHALKELISESDKVIIMGHKSPDMDAIGAAIGIQKVARLNQREGYVVVNFNELDTGVRRMMKEIEKNEELYSKFITPEQAMEIATDDTLLVVVDTHKPSMVIEEKLLHAIEHVVVIDHHRRAEEFIHNPLLVYMEPYASSTAELVTELLEYQPKNGRIEMLEATALLAGIIVDTKSFSLRTGSRTFDAASYLRGQGADTVLVQKFLKEDVDTYIKRAKLIETVQFYKEGIAIAKGEPDQIFDQVLIAQTADTLLTMDGVVASFVISNRSENMIGVSARSLGDINVQVIMENLEGGGHLTNAATQLQDATLNDVEIRLKEAIDEYFEGRKKE
- the rplI gene encoding 50S ribosomal protein L9; protein product: MKVIFLKDVKGKGKKGEVKNVADGYAHNFLIKQGLAVEANQSSISSLNAQKKKEEKLAAEELADAKKLKETLEKLTVEFTAKSGEGGRLFGSITSKQIAEELQKKHSIKIDKRKIEMEDAIRTLGYTKVPVKLHTEVTATLNVHVKEA